Part of the Spinacia oleracea cultivar Varoflay chromosome 5, BTI_SOV_V1, whole genome shotgun sequence genome, TGAGGCGAAGCCTGGTAGTAGGTTTGCACTTCATTTTAACGACAAGGAAAGTTTCAATCATGTCAAAAACCGGCATTGCAAAAACCTGATACAATGTAGAAGAAAACACACAAGCAACATTACGTTATTAGAGATATTATTCGAAGGAAAATGTGCAAAAAAACTGAAGCAACACATATCACAGGTTAACCAAACCAATTAGAAGATAGAAACTTACTTGATAACTCCCAATAACATGAATAACAACAAAGATATTGGCGGCAGCAATTAGCCAAGGAGGCCTTTCAAGTGAGAGCATAACATTGTCATCAACACGATTACCGAATACAAGGTAACCAACAAAGGCTACCGGGAAATAACACAATGCCACAACTATATAGGCAAGTAGAGATCCTTTCCACATTGGTTTTTTAGAAGGTACTTCCTCCGTTGAAGGGATTGTTGCTTGAATCTCCAACACAACATTGTGACCCGAAAATGCAAATGCAACGGTCCCTAATCCGCTCAAAAACCCGAATATTTGGCTCGGGCTTGTGTGGTACCTACTTGCATAACTTGTGTCCGGTTGTACTCCTCTTATTGCTGAAGCTATCCAAGCAATTGCAGAATAACTGAAATCCCATCATATACATATGTACACAGTGTCAATCTCAAATTACAAATGTTTATATATGACCACTTTTATGTACAAGATCAGCTTCTTACCAAATAGTTACATATTATTGATCAAATAATTACATTCAATTGATTATTatacaattaaataattatatatttttttattattagttaGATTCTCTAATCATATAGTTAGATTTTTttatcgtataattatgttttcattgttTTGATGACGGACTCATATAGTCATATTGTCATAAGACGTACCAAATGTCAAATGTCAATTGTCAAATAACCAATAGGAACAGATGAAAGTAGCtgaaatttataaatttcaacaacaaaacaaaagtttgaaattagtatcCAATTCATACGAATAATAGAAGTTGCAACTTTGTTTTTAGACTTTTCAATTTTTGGTTCAAATTTTCTACTCCCTTAAATTATACACAACGAAATTCCTACATGATAAGAGGTAAGCTAATTAGTCAGCCGATtacaaaatctgaaaattcaaacTCGATCTATAGTCCTCTGTTGACTAGTTTATCTTATACGTCTTGTTGGACTTATTGGACAGTTCATAAGCAAAcgtaaactaattaaaacggCTGAAAAGTCTTGAGTGCCACCGTGAGTCTAGTACGGATTGTTATATTAAGAACTGAAACTCAAAACAAGCAACAATAACATAAATGTGAAAAAGTAAAAGACACTTCAAATTCGCATAGACCGGAAAATGCAGACTATAACAGACTATAAAAAATCAGACTAGACCAGACCCGATTAGAAACTAGACTATAACAGACCATTAAAAAATCAGACTAGATTGGACCCGATCAGAAACTAGAAAAATACCTATGAGAAACTAGACTATAACAGACCATAAAAATCAGACTACATTGGACCCCATTAGAAACTAGAAAAATAAGAAGACCTGATTAGAAACTAGACTATAACAGACGATAAAAAATCATACTAGATTTGACCCGATcagaaactagaaaaataaGAAGGGCGCGGAAACTTGCCTAAGAGACATAACAGCAGCAGCAAAGGAGACACCGGTGATGGAGTTAAAATTAGGTAGATTAGAAAGGAAGAATTGTACGGAGGCGtagatcatgataaaataagTGAGCTTGATGTTCTTCCCTTCTGGAGAAACAATTTGATAGAATTTCTGAAGTGAACTTCCTCCAGTGACCATGTAAACAATATCACAACCTACTTGAACCATCAATTGTTGAGGTACCACAAGCCAAAGCCCTAGTTTATCGCCAAACGCGGCCTGCCCTAGTTCGTGATACCTATCGAACCTCTTCCCTGGCACCATCTCGTGCATTTCTATCATTTGCCATAGTGTGTATAGTGTTACTATCCATGACAACACTAATATTGTCACTCCCGGACCCCTGAAAAATAAAAAGGGTTGTATTTCATTAGATCGGACTAAAATATTATCTATATCAACTGTAGTCTCAATATAATTTCATTATTGTTATATTTATTATATCATGTAAAGTACCAGgttattaacttgatttaatTCTAATTTGCATAGAAAGGTTTAGTATttaaattcatgattttaaacTATAGCATGATGATTAATGAGCATGTTGATCGAACATAGATCTAGTCATGGTATGTGCCTAGAGTGTAACCAAACGTAGGCATACATTTGATATGTACTTTATATTATACTTACAAACTTACGGATCGCCCCCAGAAAACACCAGATGATTCATATCTTCAAAATCAAATCAGATCGCCTGATGAGTCGAGTCGAGTCGTACGATGGATAAACTAACAATTTAGAACCACCATAAATACCAAACATAATACTCAAAAATATAAACACCCGTCTAACTACTCCAAAATCATGTCATGCTCTCAACTTTTGGTTTCATGGGtaaaattaatcataaaattaactactttatattaattatttataattaattaacaacATTGCATACGTCTTTAAATCGTAAAACCTTTGAATCCAAGAAAAAAGCcaaaaaagtaaaaacaatgtttgttggTACGgtgaatatttatatttatatggtCAAATTAAAAACctctctaattaaattatcttcTGTCGTACATGCATTTACCATCGTTCATCTAAACAAAACAATTATagcataaatattaaatatggtTTCGTTTTATATAATAGAATTATGTAAAATTCGTAAAAAACAAAGTTGTAAAATTTTAAAGAAAAtccataaaaatcaaaattgacaaaagaaaaaaaaaagaatacatACCATCCTAGTTGAGACATAGCGAAAGGTAAACCAAGAATACCAGCACCAACCATACTTGTAACATTGTGAATGGCAGCGTACCACCATTTGGCTTTCCGGCTCGACGTAATCGGAAGCCAATCGTTAAGACTCGTGTCACTCTCTGTGCTCCCCTTCTTCGGCTTCGGGTTTGAATACGAGTTCGGGTTTGAATTCTTCCCGTTAACCTCCATGATGATTGATCAAGGTGTAAAACAATCTCTTTTTTCTGGTATACTCTCTCTCTAGTCTTAGAGAGTCTACcaagataataataataataataataataataataataataataataataataatacgatAG contains:
- the LOC110793807 gene encoding lysine histidine transporter 2, with product MEVNGKNSNPNSYSNPKPKKGSTESDTSLNDWLPITSSRKAKWWYAAIHNVTSMVGAGILGLPFAMSQLGWGPGVTILVLSWIVTLYTLWQMIEMHEMVPGKRFDRYHELGQAAFGDKLGLWLVVPQQLMVQVGCDIVYMVTGGSSLQKFYQIVSPEGKNIKLTYFIMIYASVQFFLSNLPNFNSITGVSFAAAVMSLSYSAIAWIASAIRGVQPDTSYASRYHTSPSQIFGFLSGLGTVAFAFSGHNVVLEIQATIPSTEEVPSKKPMWKGSLLAYIVVALCYFPVAFVGYLVFGNRVDDNVMLSLERPPWLIAAANIFVVIHVIGSYQVFAMPVFDMIETFLVVKMKCKPTTRLRLMARSTYVAITMFVGIAFPFFGSLLSVLGGIAFAPTSYYLPCIIWLILCKPKKYSLSWFCNWFCIVFGASLTILAPIGAIRDIIVQSSTYKFFS